In a single window of the Streptomyces sp. CGMCC 4.7035 genome:
- the glnII gene encoding glutamine synthetase has product MTFKAEYIWIDGTEPTAKLRSKTKIIAGSPAGLDALPIWGFDGSSTNQAEGHSSDRVLKPVFTCPDPIRGGDDVLVLCEVLDIDMTPHSSNTRAALVEVAEKFAAQEPIFGIEQEYTFFDGSRPLGFPEGGFPAPQGGYYCGVGADEIFGRDVVEAHLENCLKAGLGLSGINAEVMPGQWEFQVGPLSPLEVSDQLWVARWLLYRTAEDFGISATLDPKPVKGDWNGAGAHTNFSTKAMREGYDAIITACESLGEGSKPLDHVKNYGAGIDDRLTGLHETAPWNEYSYGVSNRGASVRIPWQVEKDGKGYIEDRRPNANVDPYVVTRLLVDTCCSALEKAGQV; this is encoded by the coding sequence GTGACCTTCAAGGCTGAGTACATCTGGATCGACGGCACCGAGCCGACGGCCAAGCTGCGCTCCAAGACCAAGATCATCGCGGGCTCCCCCGCCGGTCTCGACGCACTGCCGATCTGGGGCTTCGACGGGTCGTCCACCAACCAGGCCGAGGGTCACTCCTCGGACCGCGTGCTCAAGCCGGTGTTCACCTGTCCGGACCCGATCCGCGGCGGCGACGACGTCCTGGTGCTGTGCGAGGTCCTGGACATCGACATGACCCCGCACTCCTCCAACACCCGTGCCGCGCTGGTCGAGGTCGCCGAGAAGTTCGCCGCCCAGGAGCCGATCTTCGGCATCGAGCAGGAGTACACCTTCTTCGACGGCTCGCGTCCGCTCGGCTTCCCCGAGGGCGGCTTCCCGGCCCCGCAGGGCGGCTACTACTGCGGTGTCGGCGCCGACGAGATCTTCGGCCGTGACGTCGTCGAGGCGCACCTGGAGAACTGCCTGAAGGCGGGCCTCGGCCTCTCCGGCATCAACGCCGAGGTCATGCCCGGCCAGTGGGAGTTCCAGGTCGGCCCGCTGTCCCCGCTGGAGGTCTCCGACCAGCTGTGGGTCGCCCGCTGGCTGCTGTACCGCACCGCCGAGGACTTCGGCATCTCCGCCACCCTCGACCCCAAGCCGGTCAAGGGCGACTGGAACGGCGCGGGCGCGCACACCAACTTCTCCACCAAGGCGATGCGCGAGGGCTACGACGCGATCATCACCGCGTGCGAGTCGCTCGGTGAGGGCTCCAAGCCGCTCGACCACGTCAAGAACTACGGCGCCGGCATCGACGACCGCCTCACGGGTCTGCACGAGACCGCCCCGTGGAACGAGTACTCCTACGGCGTCTCCAACCGTGGTGCCTCGGTCCGCATCCCGTGGCAGGTCGAGAAGGACGGCAAGGGCTACATCGAGGACCGCCGTCCGAACGCCAACGTCGACCCGTACGTGGTGACCCGTCTGCTCGTCGACACCTGCTGCTCGGCGCTGGAGAAGGCCGGCCAGGTCTGA
- a CDS encoding winged helix-turn-helix domain-containing protein, whose translation MATTRSFSTATLNTPTAPLNAPTASSNGSGRHRLRAVDRDEVVDVADFLPPGATWLPAPQHSLPSLPGRPPMIGYLVLVPADQQPPFLPVAVPDEPAAPGAPGADNSDGDPLVRVDTAQRTAEVNGQPLDLTYLEFELLAHLVAHPHRVHTRDQLVTTVWGYGHVGDGRTVDVHIARLRRKLGARHRTAIQTVRRVGYKYAPPTGR comes from the coding sequence ATGGCGACCACTCGTTCTTTCTCGACCGCCACTCTCAACACCCCGACCGCCCCCCTCAACGCCCCGACCGCCTCCTCCAACGGCTCCGGGCGCCACCGGCTGCGTGCCGTCGACCGGGACGAGGTCGTCGACGTGGCGGACTTCCTGCCGCCGGGCGCCACTTGGCTGCCGGCGCCCCAGCACTCCTTGCCCAGCCTGCCGGGCCGGCCGCCGATGATCGGCTACCTGGTGCTCGTCCCGGCCGACCAGCAGCCGCCGTTCCTGCCGGTCGCGGTGCCGGACGAGCCGGCGGCCCCGGGGGCCCCGGGGGCCGACAACTCCGACGGCGACCCGCTCGTCCGCGTCGACACCGCGCAGCGCACCGCCGAGGTGAACGGGCAGCCGCTCGACCTCACCTACCTGGAGTTCGAACTGCTCGCCCACCTGGTCGCGCACCCGCACCGGGTGCACACCCGGGACCAGTTGGTGACCACGGTATGGGGCTACGGACACGTGGGCGACGGGCGCACCGTCGACGTCCATATCGCCCGGCTGCGGCGCAAGCTCGGCGCCCGGCACCGCACGGCGATCCAGACGGTGCGGCGCGTGGGCTACAAGTACGCGCCGCCGACCGGCCGCTGA
- a CDS encoding NAD-dependent epimerase/dehydratase family protein → MRLLTLGGTEFAGRAVVEAALARGWEVTVFHRGQHEAPPGVRSLLGDRTAPDGLAALTGESAEGGWDVVVDTWSGAPRAVRDTARLLAGRVARYVYVSSRSVYAWPPAPGSDEGAPLVEGAAADAESTGYPQDKRGGELAAVEAFGAEGSLLVRAGLILGPYENVGRLPWWLTRIARGGPVPAPGPRELPLQYVDVRDLAEWVLGAAERGLSGPYNLVSPRGHTTMGALLDECVRVTGSGADLRWTAPEVILGAGIQPWTQLPVWVPPGSEYEDALYSANVSRAVRDGLRCRPVEETVRDTWAWLRSLGGSAPQRPDRPAVGLDPEVEAKVLGF, encoded by the coding sequence ATGAGGCTTCTGACGCTGGGCGGTACGGAATTCGCGGGGCGGGCCGTCGTGGAGGCGGCGCTCGCACGGGGCTGGGAGGTGACCGTCTTCCACCGCGGTCAACACGAAGCACCGCCCGGGGTGCGGTCGCTGCTGGGGGACCGCACCGCGCCGGACGGTCTCGCGGCGCTCACGGGGGAGTCGGCCGAAGGCGGGTGGGACGTCGTCGTCGACACCTGGTCGGGAGCGCCGCGGGCCGTCCGGGACACCGCGCGCCTGCTGGCCGGGCGCGTCGCGCGGTACGTGTACGTGTCGAGTCGCTCGGTGTACGCATGGCCTCCGGCCCCCGGGAGCGACGAGGGCGCGCCCCTCGTGGAGGGGGCAGCGGCGGACGCCGAGAGCACCGGGTATCCGCAGGACAAGCGGGGCGGTGAGCTGGCCGCGGTCGAGGCGTTCGGTGCGGAGGGATCGCTGCTGGTGCGGGCGGGGCTGATCCTGGGGCCGTACGAGAATGTCGGGCGGCTGCCCTGGTGGCTCACCCGGATCGCCCGCGGCGGGCCCGTGCCGGCGCCCGGACCGCGTGAACTGCCGCTCCAGTACGTCGACGTGCGCGACCTGGCGGAGTGGGTCCTCGGGGCGGCGGAGCGCGGGCTGAGCGGGCCCTACAACCTTGTCTCCCCGCGCGGGCACACCACGATGGGCGCGCTTCTCGACGAGTGCGTACGGGTCACCGGAAGCGGCGCGGACCTGCGCTGGACCGCGCCCGAGGTGATCCTGGGCGCCGGGATCCAGCCGTGGACGCAGCTGCCGGTGTGGGTGCCGCCCGGAAGCGAGTACGAGGACGCCCTGTACAGCGCGAACGTGTCACGGGCGGTACGGGACGGGCTGCGGTGCCGTCCGGTCGAGGAGACCGTGCGCGACACCTGGGCGTGGCTGCGGAGCCTGGGCGGGAGTGCGCCGCAGCGGCCGGACCGGCCGGCGGTGGGCCTCGACCCCGAAGTGGAGGCCAAGGTGCTGGGGTTCTGA
- a CDS encoding alpha/beta fold hydrolase encodes MTGRTFDSQGFRTAYDQVMAKWPADREELVVTTRFGATHVNACGSRDAPPIVLLPGGGGATSASWFGCAEALSRTHRVYAVDLIGQPGRSTREAGHPLRTVADLTAWLDAVLDGLGIDRTALAGHSYGGWIALHYALHAPGRVTRLALLDPTQCFAGYRAAYLLHALPMLLRPSARRIRAFLEWETGGAALDAEWLRLQEATAGFPMARPVTAPRPSAAALRSLHMPVLLLVAADSRTHDPLEVAARAAKSLPRVETAVLPDVSHHALPQTDPAATTRRLLEFLSR; translated from the coding sequence ATGACCGGCCGCACGTTCGACAGCCAGGGCTTCCGGACGGCTTACGACCAGGTGATGGCGAAGTGGCCCGCGGACCGGGAGGAGCTCGTCGTCACCACCCGGTTCGGCGCGACCCATGTGAACGCGTGCGGCTCCCGCGACGCGCCCCCGATCGTCCTCCTTCCGGGCGGCGGCGGTGCGACCTCGGCCTCCTGGTTCGGATGCGCCGAGGCGCTCTCCCGTACGCACCGCGTGTACGCCGTCGACCTCATCGGTCAGCCGGGGCGCAGCACACGTGAGGCCGGCCACCCCCTCCGTACGGTGGCCGACCTCACTGCCTGGCTCGACGCGGTTCTCGACGGGCTGGGGATCGACCGGACAGCTCTCGCAGGGCATTCGTACGGCGGCTGGATCGCCCTCCACTACGCCCTGCACGCGCCCGGCCGCGTCACCCGCCTCGCCCTGCTCGACCCCACCCAGTGCTTCGCCGGATACCGGGCCGCGTACCTCCTGCACGCACTCCCCATGCTGCTGCGGCCCTCGGCGCGCCGGATCCGCGCCTTCCTGGAGTGGGAGACGGGTGGGGCGGCACTTGACGCCGAGTGGCTGCGGCTCCAGGAGGCGACGGCCGGCTTCCCGATGGCGAGGCCGGTCACGGCGCCGCGCCCGAGCGCCGCCGCGCTGCGCTCGCTGCACATGCCGGTCCTGCTGCTCGTGGCCGCGGACAGCAGGACCCATGACCCGCTCGAAGTCGCCGCTCGTGCCGCCAAGTCGCTGCCGCGGGTGGAGACCGCCGTCCTGCCGGACGTCTCCCACCACGCGTTGCCGCAGACCGACCCGGCGGCCACGACCCGCCGCCTCCTGGAGTTCCTAAGCCGCTGA
- a CDS encoding MarR family transcriptional regulator, producing the protein MPDPEREMEIVHLLRAATVELSLHSARFANRNGMHPTDVRALIALMDASRAGEEMTAGRLGALLGLNSAGTTALVDRLERLGHVRRVRDGRDRRRVLIEVDERAVELGWESFGPLIGRAVELLNGYDERELAAIRGFLGGVRDAAAGDA; encoded by the coding sequence ATGCCGGACCCTGAGCGCGAGATGGAGATCGTGCACCTGCTGCGCGCGGCGACCGTCGAACTGAGCCTGCACAGCGCGCGGTTCGCGAACCGGAACGGCATGCACCCGACGGACGTACGCGCCCTGATCGCCCTCATGGACGCCTCCCGCGCCGGGGAGGAGATGACGGCGGGCCGCCTGGGCGCGCTCCTCGGCCTCAACTCCGCCGGCACCACCGCCCTGGTCGACCGGCTCGAACGGCTCGGGCACGTGCGGCGCGTACGGGACGGGCGCGACCGGCGGCGGGTGCTCATCGAGGTCGACGAGCGGGCGGTGGAGCTCGGGTGGGAGTCCTTCGGACCGCTGATCGGGCGGGCGGTGGAGCTGCTGAACGGGTACGACGAGCGGGAGCTCGCCGCGATCCGGGGGTTCCTGGGCGGAGTGCGGGACGCCGCGGCCGGGGACGCCTGA